A genomic region of Apteryx mantelli isolate bAptMan1 chromosome 10, bAptMan1.hap1, whole genome shotgun sequence contains the following coding sequences:
- the LOC136992891 gene encoding uncharacterized protein, with the protein MKILLATSFLPMLFLVWPPMSETLYALCSDCGSEEETAEISDLIVYQTSGPISQSEGSNVTVECVFEMPSTHLAARVEWYKQNELVAEGQNNCQTLSPGKNSANLTLTNVRVADTGTYVCVVLIAGRNLTGRGNGTQVTVFTRDPEAPQTDAPGQDTQAGLGLFLYAMLGVAVGVFFSLPALCVVVWQCKTSTKGKLEKREVTEMNQLSTPPLASQTDEVTYADLNFKKEETKPASDVVYAEVKPWQKSREENTSATYAEVNVFR; encoded by the exons ATGAAGATCCTGCTggcaaccagctttctgcccatgcTCTTCCTTGTGTGGCCGCCCATGAGTGAGACCCTATACGCTCTCTGCTCTGACTGTGGGTCAGAAGAGGAGACAGCTG AAATCTCTGACCTGATTGTGTACCAGACCTCAGGGCCGATCAGCCAGTCAGAAGGGTCGAACGTCACTGTGGAGTGCGTGTTCGAGATGCCATCCACGCACCTCGCCGCACGTGTGGAGTGGTACAAACAGAACGAGCTGGTGGCGGAGGGGCAAAACAACTGCCAAACCCTGTCTCCAGGAAAAAACTCTGCCAATCTCACCTTGACTAACGTGCGTGTAGCCGACACAGGAACTTACGTGTGCGTGGTGTTGATTGCAGGAAGGAACTTGACGGGCAGAGGAAACGGCACTCAAGTGACAGTTTTCA CTCGGGACCCAGAGGCACCTCAGACCGATGCCCCCGGCCAGGACACCCAGGCAG GACTTGGCCTTTTTCTTTACGCCATGCTTGGAGTAGCGGTCGGGGTATTTTTCTCCTTGCCAGCACTTTGTGTCGTGGTGTGGCAGTGCAAAACGAGCACCAAAG GAAAACTTGAGAAGAGGGAAGTGACAGAGATGAATCAGCTGAGCACG CCTCCCCTGGCATCTCAAACCGATGAGGTGACTTATGCTGACCTGAACTTCaagaaggaggagacaaaaccTGCCTCAGACGTTGTTTACGCTGAAGTAAAACCCTGGCAAAAGTCGAGGGAGGAGAACACCAGTGCTACCTATGCAGAAGTGAACGTTTTCCGTTAA